A window of the Nibribacter ruber genome harbors these coding sequences:
- a CDS encoding sigma 54-interacting transcriptional regulator codes for MLYTNIPSAQLLKIKTLGQLKAAGYEPRSVKEELRANLIQKLSSGEEVFPGIYGYEETVIPDLQRAILSRHHINLLGLRGQAKTRIARLMVDLLDEYVPVVAGSELNDDPLQPLSRYALDQIAHHGDETPIGWLPRAERYTEKLATPDVSVADLIGDADPIKAATLKLPYSDERVIHFGLIPRAHRGIFVINELPDLQARIQVSLFNILQEGDIQIRGFKIRLPLDIQFVFTANPEDYTNRGSIVTPLKDRIDSQIITHYPKSLEVGKRITKQEARITDAQKDRVLGHELIHDLVEQIAFEARESEYVDAKSGVSARLTISAYESVISAAERRVLINGESQTHVRVTDFLAAVPSVTGKVELVYEGEQEGAGGVAYRLMGKAIRTQFVHYFPDPDKFKKQKEKDPYKKVTEWFSDGHTLDILNDASDAEYKHELNQVPGLSEVVNKFQPTPKNEAEHLFWMEFCLHGLAEYSLISRNRLTAGLQFKDLLSSMFSGGGFSLGEEDEDDEDEDRF; via the coding sequence ATGCTTTATACCAATATACCATCGGCCCAGCTTTTAAAAATAAAGACCCTGGGACAACTGAAAGCCGCTGGCTATGAGCCGCGCAGCGTCAAAGAAGAACTCAGGGCCAACCTCATCCAGAAGCTAAGCTCTGGTGAAGAAGTGTTTCCAGGCATCTACGGTTATGAAGAAACCGTTATTCCAGACTTACAGCGCGCCATCCTAAGCCGTCATCACATCAACCTGCTGGGATTGCGCGGTCAGGCCAAGACGCGCATCGCTCGCCTCATGGTAGACCTGCTGGACGAGTACGTGCCCGTGGTGGCCGGCTCAGAGCTTAATGATGACCCTCTGCAACCGCTTTCCCGCTACGCCCTGGACCAGATTGCCCACCACGGCGATGAGACGCCCATTGGCTGGCTACCCCGCGCCGAGCGCTACACTGAGAAACTGGCCACGCCAGACGTATCCGTGGCTGACTTGATTGGCGATGCAGACCCTATCAAAGCGGCCACGCTCAAGTTGCCGTACTCAGATGAGCGCGTGATTCACTTCGGGTTGATACCAAGAGCCCACCGCGGCATTTTTGTCATCAATGAGCTCCCAGATTTGCAGGCCCGTATTCAGGTGTCTTTGTTCAATATTCTGCAGGAAGGAGATATTCAGATACGCGGTTTCAAGATCAGGCTGCCCCTAGACATTCAGTTTGTGTTCACGGCCAACCCAGAGGATTATACCAACCGCGGTTCTATTGTGACCCCGCTCAAAGACCGTATTGATTCCCAAATCATCACCCATTACCCTAAGAGCCTGGAAGTGGGCAAGCGCATTACTAAGCAGGAGGCCCGCATCACAGATGCCCAGAAAGACCGCGTGCTAGGTCATGAGCTCATTCATGACCTGGTGGAGCAGATTGCCTTTGAGGCCCGTGAAAGTGAATATGTAGATGCCAAATCTGGAGTATCAGCGCGTTTGACCATCTCTGCCTATGAAAGCGTGATTAGCGCCGCCGAGCGCCGGGTATTGATCAACGGCGAATCACAGACGCATGTGCGCGTCACTGATTTTCTGGCGGCCGTACCTAGCGTGACCGGCAAGGTGGAACTGGTGTACGAAGGCGAGCAGGAGGGAGCCGGCGGCGTGGCTTATAGATTGATGGGCAAAGCCATCAGGACGCAGTTTGTGCACTATTTCCCAGACCCAGACAAGTTCAAGAAACAGAAGGAAAAAGACCCGTACAAAAAGGTAACGGAGTGGTTCTCTGACGGTCATACCCTGGACATTCTGAATGATGCCTCAGACGCCGAATACAAGCATGAGCTCAACCAGGTGCCGGGCCTTTCTGAGGTGGTGAACAAGTTTCAGCCCACGCCCAAGAATGAGGCCGAGCATCTTTTCTGGATGGAGTTCTGTCTACATGGCTTAGCCGAATACAGCCTCATTTCCCGGAACCGCCTCACCGCTGGCTTGCAGTTCAAAGACCTTTTGAGCAGCATGTTCTCTGGCGGCGGCTTTAGCCTGGGTGAAGAAGATGAGGACGATGAAGACGAGGACCGTTTTTAG
- a CDS encoding vWA domain-containing protein, with translation MSAGYRFTNFVPEEPTQKGFEGLLNIFLQIITLTAGDVAEAMSWLNQLDQKYRLTDDSYGMGDFFEDLKKQGYIDDKGPDGQFQLQAKGEQKIRKSALEEIFGKLKKGGRGSHTTPKSGIGDEPNADRREFRFGDAPEQIELTESIRNAQIHHGLSDDFFLTENDLEVTEREHKTQTSTVLMIDISHSMILYGEDRITPAKKVAMALAELVKLKYPKDNLDIIVFGNDAWQITVKDLPYLMVGPYHTNTVAGLELAMDLLRRRKTSNKQIFMITDGKPTCLKEGLKYYKNSFGLDRKVVNKTLNLAAQCRRLNIPITTFMIASDPYLQQFVEEFTQVNNGQAYYSSLQGLGDLVFRDYGRNRKKRV, from the coding sequence ATGTCAGCCGGATATAGATTTACCAATTTCGTGCCCGAAGAACCTACCCAGAAAGGCTTTGAGGGACTGCTCAACATTTTCTTGCAGATTATCACCCTCACCGCCGGTGATGTGGCGGAGGCCATGTCCTGGCTCAACCAGCTAGACCAGAAGTACCGCCTCACCGACGATTCCTATGGCATGGGTGATTTCTTTGAAGACCTCAAGAAACAGGGCTACATAGATGATAAAGGCCCGGACGGTCAGTTCCAACTACAGGCCAAAGGCGAGCAGAAGATTAGAAAGAGCGCGCTGGAGGAAATCTTCGGGAAGCTGAAGAAAGGCGGCCGCGGCAGCCACACCACGCCCAAGTCGGGCATAGGCGATGAGCCCAACGCAGACCGCCGCGAATTCCGTTTCGGAGATGCGCCAGAGCAGATTGAACTCACCGAGTCCATTAGGAACGCCCAGATTCACCACGGTCTCTCAGATGACTTCTTCCTGACAGAAAACGACCTGGAGGTAACCGAGCGAGAGCACAAGACCCAGACCAGCACCGTGCTCATGATTGATATTTCGCACAGCATGATACTGTACGGCGAAGACCGCATCACGCCCGCCAAGAAGGTAGCCATGGCCCTGGCCGAGCTGGTCAAACTCAAATACCCCAAAGACAACCTAGACATCATCGTGTTTGGGAATGACGCCTGGCAGATAACCGTCAAAGACCTGCCATACCTGATGGTGGGCCCGTACCATACCAACACGGTGGCCGGCCTTGAACTAGCCATGGACTTACTACGCCGCAGAAAAACCAGCAACAAGCAAATCTTCATGATTACAGACGGAAAGCCCACCTGCCTCAAAGAAGGTCTGAAGTACTATAAAAACAGTTTCGGGTTGGATAGAAAAGTGGTGAACAAAACGCTCAATCTGGCCGCACAGTGCCGAAGACTCAACATTCCCATTACTACGTTCATGATTGCCTCAGACCCCTACCTGCAACAGTTTGTAGAAGAATTTACCCAAGTCAACAATGGCCAGGCCTACTACAGCAGTCTGCAAGGCCTAGGAGACCTGGTGTTTAGAGACTACGGCCGCAATCGCAAGAAACGGGTCTAA
- a CDS encoding peptidylprolyl isomerase yields MKTAEIHTAKGVMKVEFYEQDAPKTVENFTKLAKEGFYDGLAFHRVLPDFVIQGGCPNSRDGAKGMAGTGGPGYKIDCELTGGNQYHDRGVLSMAHAGRNTGGSQFFICHSRNNTAHLDRNHTCFGKVVEGLDVIDEIKAGDKIEKIVVTEA; encoded by the coding sequence ATGAAAACTGCAGAAATCCATACCGCCAAAGGTGTCATGAAAGTAGAATTCTACGAGCAGGATGCCCCTAAAACCGTTGAAAACTTCACCAAACTGGCCAAAGAAGGCTTCTATGATGGTTTGGCGTTTCACCGCGTACTGCCTGACTTCGTGATTCAGGGCGGCTGCCCTAACTCCCGCGACGGCGCGAAAGGCATGGCCGGCACCGGCGGACCAGGTTACAAAATTGATTGCGAATTGACGGGTGGCAACCAGTACCATGACCGTGGCGTGTTGTCAATGGCCCACGCAGGGCGTAACACCGGCGGTTCCCAATTCTTTATCTGCCACAGCCGCAACAACACCGCTCACCTAGACAGAAACCACACTTGTTTCGGGAAAGTGGTAGAAGGCCTGGACGTGATTGATGAAATCAAAGCCGGTGACAAAATTGAGAAGATTGTAGTGACAGAAGCATAA
- a CDS encoding acyl-ACP desaturase, producing MISTLTATRSEVMKYLENFLEQKLPEFLKSVEDSWQPADFLPDARFDNFFSEIKDLQERAKELSYDLLAVLIGDTITEEALPTYESWIMSIHDINNDEHSAWMKWNRGWTSEENRHGDLLNRYLYLTGRIDMRQMEASTQYLIADGMDIKTDNDPYRSFVYTSFQETATNVSHRRVGALAKKVGETTLSRICNFIAADEGRHALAYKTFVKKIFEVDPSEMMIAFEDMMRKKIVMPAHYLRELGIDQGQTFGHFTDAAQRIGVYTSTDYVEIMETLIREWKISTITGLNENGERARDYIMQLPNRLRRVAERLRVPELQYKFKWIEV from the coding sequence ATGATCTCAACGCTCACGGCCACCCGTTCTGAGGTGATGAAATACCTGGAGAATTTTCTGGAACAGAAGCTTCCGGAGTTCCTCAAATCAGTGGAAGACAGCTGGCAACCGGCAGATTTTTTGCCTGACGCCCGTTTCGACAATTTCTTCTCTGAGATAAAAGACCTGCAAGAGCGGGCCAAAGAACTTTCTTATGATTTGCTGGCGGTACTTATTGGGGACACCATCACTGAGGAGGCCCTGCCTACCTATGAAAGCTGGATCATGAGCATTCATGACATCAACAATGACGAGCACAGCGCCTGGATGAAGTGGAACCGAGGCTGGACCTCTGAGGAGAACCGCCACGGCGATTTGCTCAACCGCTACCTCTACCTGACCGGCCGCATTGACATGCGCCAGATGGAGGCTTCTACGCAGTACCTCATTGCTGACGGCATGGACATTAAGACTGACAATGACCCGTACCGCAGCTTTGTGTACACCTCTTTCCAGGAGACGGCTACCAACGTGTCTCACCGTAGAGTAGGTGCCCTGGCCAAGAAAGTAGGCGAAACCACCTTGTCCCGTATCTGTAACTTTATTGCCGCAGATGAAGGACGCCACGCCCTGGCCTACAAAACCTTTGTGAAAAAAATCTTTGAAGTAGACCCGTCTGAAATGATGATCGCCTTTGAAGACATGATGCGCAAAAAGATTGTAATGCCGGCTCATTACCTGCGCGAACTGGGCATTGACCAAGGCCAGACCTTCGGGCACTTTACAGACGCAGCCCAGCGCATTGGTGTATACACGTCTACCGACTATGTAGAAATCATGGAGACCTTGATACGGGAGTGGAAAATCTCCACCATCACGGGCCTCAATGAAAACGGCGAACGCGCCCGTGACTACATCATGCAACTGCCTAACCGCCTCCGTCGCGTGGCTGAGCGTTTACGCGTTCCAGAATTACAGTACAAATTCAAGTGGATTGAAGTATAA
- the rsgA gene encoding ribosome small subunit-dependent GTPase A produces MIGTVIKSTGSWYLVRNHQNGQLYRCRLRGKFKNKGLKVSNPIAVGDEVTLELEGNEGHAVITDIATRRNYIIRRSTHKAHHAHIVASNLDQAFLVVTLASPRTSFGFIDRFLVTAEAYQIPTTLLFNKSDLYDQEAQAYLKQVMDLYGQIGYPGISCSAHTGEGIDEIKGLLKDKTTLLSGHSGVGKSTLINILVPDLALKTSEISAFSDKGVHTTTFAEMFEVEPGTYLIDTPGIKELGVVEMKREEIGHYFPEMRTRLNQCKYNNCLHLNEPGCAIQAAVKAGKIALPRYESYLSLLQDEDSHR; encoded by the coding sequence ATGATTGGCACCGTTATAAAATCAACCGGCTCTTGGTACTTGGTTCGCAACCACCAAAACGGGCAGTTATACCGCTGCCGGTTGCGCGGCAAGTTCAAAAACAAAGGCCTTAAGGTCAGCAATCCTATTGCCGTAGGCGATGAAGTAACCCTGGAGCTGGAAGGCAACGAAGGCCACGCAGTCATTACAGACATTGCCACGCGCCGCAACTACATCATCAGGAGGTCTACCCACAAGGCACACCATGCCCACATTGTAGCCTCCAATTTGGACCAGGCGTTCCTGGTGGTGACGCTGGCCTCGCCGCGCACCTCCTTCGGGTTCATAGACCGCTTTCTGGTCACCGCAGAGGCCTACCAGATTCCCACCACGCTGCTGTTTAACAAGAGTGATTTGTATGACCAAGAGGCGCAGGCGTATCTAAAACAGGTCATGGACTTGTACGGACAGATTGGCTACCCCGGCATCAGTTGCTCGGCGCATACCGGCGAGGGCATTGACGAAATAAAAGGACTGCTCAAAGACAAAACCACCCTGCTATCGGGGCACTCGGGCGTGGGCAAAAGTACGCTCATCAACATCCTGGTTCCGGATCTGGCCCTGAAGACCTCAGAAATCTCAGCATTCTCAGACAAAGGCGTGCACACCACCACCTTCGCCGAGATGTTTGAAGTAGAACCCGGCACCTATTTGATTGATACGCCCGGCATCAAGGAATTGGGCGTAGTGGAGATGAAGCGCGAGGAGATTGGCCACTACTTCCCCGAAATGCGCACCCGCCTGAACCAGTGCAAGTATAACAACTGCCTGCACCTCAACGAACCCGGCTGCGCCATCCAGGCCGCCGTCAAAGCCGGCAAAATCGCCCTGCCCCGCTATGAAAGCTATCTAAGTCTGCTGCAGGACGAGGACAGTCACCGGTAA
- a CDS encoding GNAT family N-acetyltransferase, which produces MLRYLQHHEIDFAAWDQCLEASSNAIIYGFTWYLDTVAPGWHAIVKEEAGQYVAILPIPVFQKFGFKVVRQPIFAQQLGVFHREPLTPEEWQQVGQILQKQFTVISSYEFNTGNTQLLETGLASFKTAHFSTYHLPLQKGYPAIVAGYRKDRRWRINQAKRAGLIVRPSVNIDLIIQIFAEHIAHKIYGVIGEEYEYKMLRQLYAEASTRGLVTMHEAVNARQEVVAMIMLFHYNQKLIYIFNSSTSEGKKTNAISFLVDHILHAYAGQDLVYDFEAPEVGPISDFYSSFGSTPTYFLSVSANNLPAPLQWLQKLRAKAFSLIKN; this is translated from the coding sequence ATGCTCCGCTACCTCCAACACCATGAGATTGACTTTGCCGCGTGGGATCAATGCCTGGAGGCCTCTTCCAACGCCATCATCTATGGTTTTACCTGGTACCTGGACACTGTAGCCCCCGGCTGGCACGCCATCGTTAAAGAAGAAGCTGGGCAATACGTGGCCATACTGCCGATTCCGGTGTTCCAGAAGTTCGGGTTTAAGGTGGTACGGCAACCTATTTTTGCGCAGCAGCTGGGCGTGTTTCACAGAGAACCGCTCACCCCGGAAGAATGGCAGCAGGTGGGGCAGATTCTGCAGAAACAGTTCACCGTCATTTCCAGCTACGAGTTTAATACTGGCAACACGCAACTACTGGAAACTGGCTTGGCTTCGTTTAAAACGGCCCATTTCTCTACCTATCACCTGCCTCTCCAGAAAGGGTATCCGGCCATTGTGGCAGGCTACCGGAAAGACCGCCGCTGGCGCATCAATCAGGCCAAGCGCGCCGGGCTGATCGTGCGTCCTTCCGTTAACATAGACCTGATCATTCAGATTTTTGCCGAGCACATTGCCCACAAGATTTACGGGGTCATTGGCGAGGAGTATGAGTACAAAATGCTTCGGCAACTGTACGCAGAAGCGTCTACGCGAGGCTTGGTGACCATGCACGAGGCGGTGAATGCACGGCAAGAAGTGGTGGCCATGATCATGCTCTTTCACTACAACCAGAAGCTCATCTACATCTTTAACTCCTCTACCTCTGAAGGCAAGAAAACCAACGCCATTTCCTTTCTGGTAGACCACATCCTGCACGCCTATGCCGGTCAAGACCTGGTCTATGACTTTGAAGCCCCAGAAGTAGGCCCCATCTCAGACTTCTACAGCAGTTTTGGGTCTACACCCACCTACTTTCTTTCTGTGAGCGCCAACAACCTGCCCGCTCCCCTTCAATGGCTGCAAAAGCTTAGAGCCAAAGCCTTTTCTTTAATTAAGAATTAA
- a CDS encoding 3-deoxy-D-manno-octulosonic acid transferase, which translates to MSLILYNAGIMAYGVGARLAAPFHKKAALWVKGQDNLLDRIGAAMKGNKKRVAWFHCASLGEFEQGRPLIEAFKEKYPKYKIVLTFFSPSGYEVRKNYAGADFVFYLPLDTADNAKKFVARVRPKVAFFIKYEFWHHYTKELKKRHIPFFSVSTIFRPNQIYFRSGGSFYCRILKRFSYFFTQNQESAELLAGIDINKVTLAGDTRMDRVLQTAANAAPIPLVDAFTLDRPVMVVGSSWPEDMKILLPFIQKHLDQVKFIIAPHEIKDKELQELEQQLAGKAIRFSQASSEKVGSFEVLLIDNIGMLSALYQYADYAYVGGAFGKGLHNTLEPAVFGPPLFFGPKYQKFQEALDLVEIGAAFPVKSTQELEATFNTLFNKPKQRAKIKENVTHYIHKQAGATGRILEALETWVPTPTT; encoded by the coding sequence GGAGTGGGCGCCAGACTGGCAGCTCCTTTCCATAAAAAGGCCGCGCTTTGGGTAAAAGGCCAGGACAACCTGCTGGACCGTATTGGTGCGGCCATGAAGGGCAACAAGAAGCGGGTGGCCTGGTTCCACTGCGCCAGCCTGGGCGAGTTTGAGCAAGGCCGGCCCTTGATAGAAGCCTTCAAGGAGAAGTACCCCAAATACAAGATAGTGCTCACGTTCTTTTCTCCGTCTGGGTATGAGGTCAGGAAGAACTACGCCGGCGCCGATTTCGTCTTTTACCTGCCACTGGACACCGCCGACAACGCTAAAAAGTTTGTGGCCCGGGTGCGGCCCAAGGTGGCTTTCTTCATCAAATACGAATTCTGGCACCACTATACCAAGGAACTGAAGAAGCGGCACATTCCTTTTTTCTCGGTGTCTACCATCTTCAGGCCCAACCAGATTTACTTCAGGAGCGGCGGCAGTTTCTATTGTAGAATCTTAAAGCGGTTCTCCTACTTCTTCACGCAAAACCAAGAGTCTGCCGAGTTGCTGGCCGGCATAGACATCAACAAGGTGACCCTGGCCGGTGATACCAGAATGGACCGCGTGTTGCAAACCGCAGCCAACGCCGCGCCCATTCCGTTGGTAGATGCTTTTACCCTAGACCGCCCGGTGATGGTGGTGGGCAGCAGCTGGCCCGAAGACATGAAGATCTTGCTGCCTTTCATACAGAAACATCTGGATCAGGTGAAATTCATCATAGCGCCGCACGAAATCAAAGACAAGGAGCTACAGGAACTGGAGCAACAACTGGCCGGCAAAGCCATTCGGTTTTCCCAGGCCTCATCAGAGAAAGTAGGTTCGTTTGAGGTGCTGCTGATTGACAACATTGGCATGCTGAGCGCGCTGTACCAGTACGCAGATTACGCCTATGTGGGCGGGGCCTTCGGGAAGGGATTGCACAACACGCTGGAACCAGCCGTGTTTGGCCCACCCTTGTTCTTCGGGCCCAAGTACCAGAAGTTTCAGGAGGCGCTGGACCTGGTAGAGATTGGCGCCGCGTTCCCCGTGAAATCTACGCAGGAACTGGAGGCCACCTTCAACACCTTGTTCAACAAGCCCAAGCAGCGCGCCAAAATAAAAGAAAACGTCACCCATTACATACACAAACAGGCAGGGGCCACCGGTCGTATCTTAGAAGCGCTGGAAACCTGGGTCCCCACTCCTACTACATGA
- a CDS encoding DUF427 domain-containing protein codes for MRAIWKNTIIAESEQTVEIEGNHYFPPSSLKWEFLQPSTRQSFCPWKGEASYFSVKVGLFENKDAAWTYSNTLEQAKPIEGYMAFWKGVQVVHSHPSPVHE; via the coding sequence ATGCGTGCCATTTGGAAAAACACTATTATTGCAGAGAGTGAGCAGACCGTGGAGATAGAAGGCAATCATTATTTTCCGCCCAGTTCCTTGAAATGGGAATTTCTACAGCCTAGCACCCGCCAGTCCTTTTGCCCCTGGAAAGGAGAAGCTTCTTACTTTTCTGTGAAAGTAGGACTATTTGAAAACAAAGACGCCGCCTGGACTTACTCCAATACCCTAGAGCAAGCCAAACCCATTGAAGGGTACATGGCCTTCTGGAAAGGAGTGCAAGTTGTCCATAGCCACCCGTCTCCCGTACATGAATAA
- a CDS encoding ZIP family transporter, with the protein MPGFFITLLPLVGLMIVHLFAGKLKFLEGVPRSIWLSGAGGVSVAYVFLHLFPELQEGQEHVQEVARQQGLSFLKHHMYLMALLGLVIFYGLERMAITSRAAGKGGADTPPPAVFWIHILSFAVYNALIGYLLHQRERQDWQEVLLYFVAMALHFVVNDFGLKEHYKERYRHVGRWCLVLSLAVGWMVGLALAVSEAATALLLAFLAGGVILNVLKEELPEERKSFFSAFLVGAAAYSLLLLLL; encoded by the coding sequence ATGCCTGGTTTCTTCATCACGCTGCTGCCGTTGGTAGGTCTCATGATTGTCCATCTGTTTGCCGGGAAGCTCAAGTTTCTGGAAGGGGTGCCGCGTAGTATCTGGCTGTCGGGGGCGGGTGGCGTGTCGGTGGCGTATGTGTTTCTGCACCTTTTCCCAGAACTGCAGGAAGGCCAGGAACATGTGCAGGAAGTGGCGCGCCAGCAGGGCCTGTCTTTCCTGAAACACCATATGTACCTGATGGCGCTGTTGGGGCTGGTGATTTTTTACGGATTGGAACGTATGGCCATCACGTCCAGAGCAGCAGGAAAAGGCGGTGCAGACACGCCGCCGCCGGCCGTCTTTTGGATCCATATTCTCTCGTTTGCCGTCTATAACGCCTTGATTGGCTACCTGCTGCACCAGCGGGAACGCCAGGACTGGCAAGAAGTGCTGCTGTATTTTGTGGCCATGGCGCTGCATTTTGTGGTCAATGACTTCGGGCTGAAGGAGCACTATAAGGAAAGGTACCGCCACGTGGGGCGCTGGTGCCTGGTGTTGTCCTTGGCGGTGGGTTGGATGGTTGGCCTGGCCTTAGCCGTCTCTGAGGCGGCCACGGCGCTTCTGCTGGCGTTCCTGGCTGGCGGCGTCATCCTGAACGTGTTAAAAGAGGAGCTCCCCGAAGAGCGGAAAAGCTTTTTCTCTGCCTTTCTGGTGGGAGCCGCCGCGTATTCTCTGCTCTTGTTGCTGCTGTAA